GGTACCGGAATGAATTGCCGAAATCGCCGTGCAGGACGATCTTGGAGATCCACACGCCGTACTGCATGATCAAGGGCTTATCCAACCCATACTGCCGTTGAAGCGCAAGTTTCTGAGCGTCATTCAATGACCCGCCCTGCAGCTCAAGATTTCGTATGTAGCTGTCAACATAGTCGCCAGGCGGCAACTGAATGATGACGAACGAAACGATCGAGACAAGAATCAGCAATGGGATGAGGGCTCCCAAACGACGCACTAAGAACTTAAGCATGGCCGCTCCTTTCGGCTCGTTGGCGAGCGCGTGGGCGAGGATCGCTGTGGATTGCGCAGCCTTCAGGCCTGGCCCACGCCGCGGGCTGGGCCTGAAGGCTGACGACTTCATCTATTTCGCAGCAAACCAGTACCCTTCGGCGTTGATGTAAACGTCGAGGTCAAAGGGAGAACCATCATTCGGGAGATTTCGCAACCGGGCATCCACCGAATTAGGCTTGACCTGGTGCCCGACCACTGGGATCATCACGTAGTTGTCCGACATCCACTTGTACAGCTTGTTGTAGATTTCCATACCCTTGTCTGACTCGGGTGGGTACGCCTTGCGCGCTGTGTGCAGATCGTAGAACTCCTTGACGTACGCTGGCGGCTGGCGACCCTGTTTGCCGCCGGTGCTGTAGTACAACCAGGTCATCGGGGACCAGGGGCCTTTATGGTTAGGCAGGTAATCTTCGGAGATACCCGTAGCCCAGGCCTCGCCGTCGTTCCATTTCAAGGAGGCCATAATCTCGTTGGCGCTCCGGCGCTGATCCCACAGCGTGCCATCGACCACTTCGAGCTCGACATGCAGGCCGGATTTCTGAATCTGCTCCTTGAGCAGTTCGGCAATCGGCGCGGTTTCGGGCGCTTCCGTATTGAAGGTGATGCGGAAGATGAAGGGCTGCCCATCCGGCCCCAGGCGGAGGCCATCGCTGCCGCGCTTGTCAAGGCCCAGCGCGTCCAGCAGGCTATTGGCCTTCTCCAGGTCAGGCCCCGTGGCATTCATGAAGGGCTGGCCGAACTTGCCAAAGAAGATGGTCTTGTTAACCTCATTCGGATCCATCGCGGCGGCGATCGCCTGCCCGAAGCGACGTTCGGGATCCGTGATCAGCTTCTGCCAGACGCTGCCTTCCTTGTCATACTCATAGTCCAGGTTGAGGAAGAGCATGGTCGGATAGTTGAAGGAACCGGTGGTGAAGATCTTGCGGTTGAACTGAGCTGCCGTCTGCACCAGAACCGGCATGTCGCTGAGCGAGACGTTGTTGCCGCCCGCGAGCGTGACCTTGCCGGCCATGACGGCGTTGAGTGTGGCCGCGCTGTCAATGGCGAGGTTGTTGACCACGCGGTCGACATAGGGCAGCTGGCGGCCGTTGGAGTCAACATGCCAGAAGTAGGGGTTGCGCTCGAAGACACGGCGATCTTGGGTTGCTTCGGTGAGCACCCAGGCGTTCAACGTGGGCTGGCCCAAGGCGCGAATCTCACCGCAATCCCAATGCGCGACGTCCTTGGTGTTGAGCAAGTTGACCCAACTGGTTTCATTCGCTTCCTTGAGCAGTTTCTCAAGTTCGGCCGGATCAGCATATTTTGCATGGAACTTCTTCAAGTAGTGCGCCGGCTTGAACATGAAGTCGTAGTTCGGGATCCAGGAGTTGAGGGCGGCGACGAACGCGCCATAGGGCTTGCTGAACTTCAACTCAAAGTTGTACTCGTCGATGATCTTCAGCTCAGCGGCCCCGTTGGCGGCGCTGCCCTGGGCATTCAGTTCAGAGGGGAAGCCGCGCAGCACATCCGGGTCGGCATAGATATCCTCGAAGGCGAAGCGGATGTCCTCGGTGGTCAGCGGCTCGCCGTCCGACCAGCGCAAGCCCTTGCGCATGCCGAAGGTATAGGTGGTGTAATCATCTGAAATCTTCAGCGAGCCGATAACATTGGGCAAGGAGGCCTTAGTTGTCTGGCTGGGGGAGCGCAAGATGGTCGAACCTTGACCGATATTCAGGAATCCCGAGCCCCAGGACGCAGCGATATTGATGTCGCCGCCGTATTGGCCGTTTTCCCAGGCGCCGTACTCTTCTTGCAACAGGACGCCGGGGCCAACGACGAAAACGTCATCTGGCAGGCGCTGGTCGATGGGTGGGAGCTTGCCAGAAGCGACACGATCGGCCAGGAAGGGCGGTTCGATGAACCCGCGGGCTGATTTGGCTTCGGCAGGGGCAGCAACCGGCGGCTGGGTCGCGGCCGCGGGTTGAGTCGCGGCTGGTGGCGGCGTCGGGGTAGGCGAGCTGCACCCAGCAACAGCCAGGATGATGGTGATCAATATGATGATCTGCGCAAAGTGAAGTAGCTTTCTCATTCTTTCCTCCAAATTCGATCTTGGTGATGCTGCGTAATCGCACATGACGGTGCCTGGCTGTCTGAGACGTATTCCTGAACGATGCAATCACCTCCTTATTTGCCTGCACGTGTCGGAATGGCAGCGGCGGGTTAGACCGAGAACCGCTCAATATACGGACATTCGATGGAATGTTGAATTGGCTGCATGTCGTCTTCCGGGTCCAGGTGTTCCAGCAGGTAGTTGATAGCCCATTGGCCCATCGCATAATGGGGTAATTCCATGGTGGAAAGGCCAGGGTTAAGATGGGCGGCAATGATCTCCTGGTTGTCGAACCCTATCACCGCGACATCGTCAGGCACGGTGAGATTGAGCTTGCGCAAGGCATAGTACGCGCCCATCGCCATGCGGTCATTGAAACAAAACAGCGCGGTCGGCGGGTTCGGCACCTGCATGACTGTCTGCGCGGCGCGCTGGCCGCCATCAGGATCCGAGTTATCAGAGACCACCAGCGCCGGGTCGAAAGCGATGCCGTGCGCCGCCAAAGCAGCCAAATAGCCTTGCAGGCGGGCGGCGGTCGCGGGGATGGGGTCAATATTGTTGAGAAAGCCCACCCGCTTGTGCCCCTTTTCCAGCAGAATCTTGGTGGCATTGTAGCCCCCGCCGACCTCATCCGGGACAACCGAAGGCAGCGAGCGGTCGGCTACAAAGCAGTCGAGCAATACCGACGGGATCTCCCACAGCAGATCGGGCGGGGTCACGGGGCGATGATAAAAAGTCGCGTAGATGATGCCGTCGACCTGGCGCTCCAGCATCATATCGAACGCGGCTGCCTGCAACTGGGGGTCATTCTTGGTATTGGCTAGAAGCAGAACCTTGCCCAGTGTCCAGGCAGCATCTTGAGCGCCCTCAAAGATTTTTCCTGCATACGGCGTGGTGACAATTTCATCGGACACAAATCCGAAGTTGCCGGATCGTTGAGCGCGGATTATCTTGGCTGCCAGGTTTGGGCTATAGCCAAGCTCGGACATCGCCGCCATGACTCGTTTCTTGGCTTCATCTGGGATATGAGAATTATCGTTAATCACCAGAGAAACAGTCGTCCGTGAGACACCAGCCAGATTGGCCACATCAATCAGCGTCGGATTGGGTTTTGTTTGTTTTGCCATTTGGAGGTCCTTATGGTTAAGCGGCAGGGCCTTGGGTTACTATAATTGAATTATACAAAGCGCGAGCGCGGCAGTCATGCACAAAAGGAAGTGAATCCTGCAGAATTGGGAGCAAGATCGGACAGGTCGTTCGAGTCTTGCTGGCAACGGACCTGGCGGCGGAAGGCGCACGGGCTGCGGCCGGTTTCCCGATGGAAGACCCGACTAAAATAGGCGCCGTCGTTGTAGCCAACCCGACCGGCGATCTCAGTGGCAGTGAGATTCGTGACGCGCAGTAATGTTTTGGCTTGCTCGATGCGGGAGCGAGTCAGGTATTCCCACGGTGTGATGCCCAGGTCGCGTCGGAAAACGTGCGTGAGGTGCCGTTCGCAAACTGCGACGTGCGACGCGATCTGGCGGCGCGACAACTGCTCGGCGGCATAATTCTGCCGGAGATAGGTGATGGTCCGGCGGGTCAACTCATGGACCTGCAGTGGCAGGTCCATCTCGACGGGTAGTGTGCTCGGCGACGCCTCCACCGGACGGTCCATGCGGCGTTTCGGCTGGAGCAGCGGCAGATAGATGTGGAAGGTGACCCCTGCGCCGGGGGGGCTCGAAAAAGTCATCTTGCCGTCATGCAGTCTGACCAGCTGGTAGGTCACGTGTAGCCCAAACCCCAGGCCTGCGACAGGGTGTGATGGCCGCTCCGCCGTCAGAAGGGCGTGAAAGATGTACTGCTGCTCTAACGGCATACCCTGCCCGGTGTCGGCAACCCAGAAGTGAAGATGGGTGGTCGTGGGCAAGGCGCCTAGCGTGATGTGACCTTGCTTCGCGAACCTGTAGGCGTTGCTGAGCAGGTTGTAGAGGATCTGATGCAAACACAGCGGGTCAACGCGGATAGCAGGCAGCGCTTCGGGCAGTTCCAGCCGCCACTCCATCCCAACGCGCGGCGGCAAGCTCTCTGACATCGCCCGGAACGCGTCGGCCAGAAGAGCGTTTGGGGCCACAAGCACAGGGAGGACCTTCATCTCAAGGATTCCTAGCCGTTCTTCGGGCGCGAGGGACACCAGGTCTGCTTCATGGGAGATCAGCGCGACGCCCAACTCGCTGGCTCGCTGGTGTATGACCTCGCGTGCCAGGGACCAAGAGGGGGCGTCCGCTTCCAGTTGCATGCCACTCCGCGTCATTCGAAACATAGAAGGTCCTCCCTGGTTCCTGCCATCAGGTTTTCGACAATCTTTGGGCCTATCCGCGAAGATGATTCGTATTACTAATACGTATTAGTAATACGATTTTTTTCCCTGTACGTCTGCAGTGCTCAGAGAACGTACAGGGAAGCGCGACGTTTTTGACGGGTGTTCTTTTCTCGGAGGACCGCCCTACCGTGGCGATCATTCGGGACTGAAGCGATCCGTGTCCTAATGGCGTCTCAAGCCGATTCCCGCTTGACGAGCGGGCATTCGATCTTGTGCTGGATCGGCCCGCCGGCCGCCAGGTTGGCGTCGTGTTCGATAAGGTAATTGACGGCCCACTCCCCCATCTCGTAGTGGGGCAACTGCATTGTGGAGAGGGGCGGGTACAAGTGGGCGGCGATGAGCTGTTCGTTGTCGAAGCCCATCACCGCGATATCTTCGGGAATCGCGAGGCCTAGCTTGCGCAGCGCATCGTAGGCCCCCATCGCCATCCGGTCGTTAAAGCAGAAGATCGCACTGGGACGATCAAGGCGTTGCATCAGCTTCATACACCCCCGGTAGCCGCCCCCCTGATCGCTCAGATCAGACAGCACCAGGCTGTCATCGTACACGATTCCGCGGCCGGCCAGAGCTTGTTGGTAGCCCTCCAGGCGCCCCAGCGTGGCAGGGATCACGTGGACGTTATTGATGAATCCAATGCGGCTATGTCCTTTGCTCAGCAGATGCTCGGTGGCCCTGCGGCCTCCTTGTATGTCATCCGGCACTACCGAGGGCAGCGATCTATCCTGAACGAAACAGTCGAGCAGAACGGTGGGAACGCTGCGCACGGTATCAGGCGGATCAGCTGGACGGTGGTACATGGTGGCATAGATGATGCCCTCAACCTGTCGCTCCAGGAGCATTTCGATGGCGGCCTTTTCCACATCCTCATTGCCACCGGTATTCGTCAGCATCAGCAGCTTGCCGTTGGCCCACGCTGCATTTTGCGCGCCTTCGATGATCTGCCCAGCGTGCGGCGTGGTGGCGATCACATCGCTGATCAGACCGATGAGGTGGGTCTTGCTGGTGCGCAGAATCTGCGCCGCAACATTGGGACGGTACCCCAACTGCTCAACGGCTTCGAGTACGCGGCCTTTGGTCTCATCGCTGATCATGATGCCCGACCGCTTGTTGAACACAAAGGAAACAGTTGTCTGCGATACACCCGCGACGCGGGCGACATCTCTCATCGTCGGAGCTCGTTTTCTTTGGGCCGTCATCCTATTTACCCTCGCGTTTCGTCAGGCTGACCGACTAATACGTAGTAGTAATACGTATCAAATTATAACATGGCAACGCGCGTTTGTCAAGCCCCCAAAATCGTTTTTTGAGAGACAATTTAGCACGATTATGAGATCTTCGCGAGATAACTTTCTCGTATAGATTGCACAAACGCCTCTCCCATCTTCCATACACTTTCGCGCTGGCAAAAACGGACGGCAGGTGATAAAAATAGGTAGTATACTGCCGAACAGGGCGTGCGCCCGGGTGTTGGCTCCCAACACGCGTGCGCACCGTGTGGAATCGTGGTTCAGGCAGCGAGACAAGGTAAACGTAGGGAGGATTTTGGATTATGCCGACTACACCGGCCGACGTTTTGAAGATGGCCGCCGATGTCAAGATTATTGATTTCAAGTTCATTGACCTGCCCGGCACCTGGCAGCACACCAGTATTCCGGCCGTCAGGCTGGATGCCGACTCCTTCAGCGAAGGGATCGGCTTCGATGGCTCTTCGATCCGCGGTTTCCAGGAAATCCACGAATCGGACATGCTGCTGATGCCTGACCCCACCACGGCCTTCATTGATCCCGTGCTGGGCGTGCCTACCCTTTCGATCATTTGCGACGTCGCGGACCCGATCACGCGCCAGCCCTATTCCCGCGATCCGCGCTACATTGCGCGCAAGGCCGAAGCCTATCTCAAGCAGACCGGCATCGCCGACACCAGTTTCTGGGGGCCGGAAGCCGAATTCTTCATCTTCAATGATGTGAAGTATCACCAGGACACCAACTCCGCCTATTACGAGGTGGACAGCCAGGAAGGTTGGTGGAACAGTGGCTTGGGCGGCCGCGGCGGGCAGATTCCGCCCAAGCGCGGTTATTTCCCGGTGCCGCCCACCGACACGCTGCAAGATATCCGCAGCGAGATGGTGCTGACGCTGATGCAGGTTGGTATTCCGATCGAGGTGCATCACCATGAGGTCGCCACGGCCGGTCAGTCCGAGATTGGCATGCGCTTTGCTACCCTGACCCGCATGGCCGACAATCTGCTGCTCTACAAATACATCATCAAGAATGTGGCGCGCAAGAATGGCTTGACCGCGACCTTCATGCCCAAGCCGCTTTTTGGCGACAATGGTTCTGGGATGCACTGTCATCAGAGCCTATGGAACGCGGGCAGCAATGTCTTCTACAGCGACAGCGGCTATGCGCAGTTGTCAGACACGGCCAAGTATTACATCGGCGGCCTGTTGAAGCACGCGCCGGCCCTGCTGGCCCTGTGCGCACCGACAACTAACTCGTACCGTCGCCTGGTGCCGGGCTTCGAGGCGCCGGTCAACCTGGCCTATTCACAGCGCAATCGTTCGGCCATCTGTCGCATCCCGGTCTACTCCGCCAGCCCCAAGGCCAAGCGTGTGGAGTTCCGTGCGCCAGACGCCACCTGTAACCCGTACCTGGCCTTCTCAGCCATGCTGATGGCGGGCCTGGACGGCATTCAGAACCGCATTGATCCGGGCGAGCCGATGGACAAGGACCTGTACGAACTGCCGCCGGAAGAGTTGAAGCTGATCAAGCAGGTGCCCGGTTCGCTGGATGACGTGCTGCGTGCGCTGGAGGCCGATCACGAATTCCTGCTGCGCGGCGATGTCTTCACGATGGATCTG
This genomic window from Candidatus Amarolinea dominans contains:
- the glnA gene encoding type I glutamate--ammonia ligase gives rise to the protein MPTTPADVLKMAADVKIIDFKFIDLPGTWQHTSIPAVRLDADSFSEGIGFDGSSIRGFQEIHESDMLLMPDPTTAFIDPVLGVPTLSIICDVADPITRQPYSRDPRYIARKAEAYLKQTGIADTSFWGPEAEFFIFNDVKYHQDTNSAYYEVDSQEGWWNSGLGGRGGQIPPKRGYFPVPPTDTLQDIRSEMVLTLMQVGIPIEVHHHEVATAGQSEIGMRFATLTRMADNLLLYKYIIKNVARKNGLTATFMPKPLFGDNGSGMHCHQSLWNAGSNVFYSDSGYAQLSDTAKYYIGGLLKHAPALLALCAPTTNSYRRLVPGFEAPVNLAYSQRNRSAICRIPVYSASPKAKRVEFRAPDATCNPYLAFSAMLMAGLDGIQNRIDPGEPMDKDLYELPPEELKLIKQVPGSLDDVLRALEADHEFLLRGDVFTMDLLEAYINYKRQVELNPVRMRPHPYEFVLYYDI
- a CDS encoding LacI family DNA-binding transcriptional regulator, with the protein product MAKQTKPNPTLIDVANLAGVSRTTVSLVINDNSHIPDEAKKRVMAAMSELGYSPNLAAKIIRAQRSGNFGFVSDEIVTTPYAGKIFEGAQDAAWTLGKVLLLANTKNDPQLQAAAFDMMLERQVDGIIYATFYHRPVTPPDLLWEIPSVLLDCFVADRSLPSVVPDEVGGGYNATKILLEKGHKRVGFLNNIDPIPATAARLQGYLAALAAHGIAFDPALVVSDNSDPDGGQRAAQTVMQVPNPPTALFCFNDRMAMGAYYALRKLNLTVPDDVAVIGFDNQEIIAAHLNPGLSTMELPHYAMGQWAINYLLEHLDPEDDMQPIQHSIECPYIERFSV
- a CDS encoding LacI family DNA-binding transcriptional regulator gives rise to the protein MRDVARVAGVSQTTVSFVFNKRSGIMISDETKGRVLEAVEQLGYRPNVAAQILRTSKTHLIGLISDVIATTPHAGQIIEGAQNAAWANGKLLMLTNTGGNEDVEKAAIEMLLERQVEGIIYATMYHRPADPPDTVRSVPTVLLDCFVQDRSLPSVVPDDIQGGRRATEHLLSKGHSRIGFINNVHVIPATLGRLEGYQQALAGRGIVYDDSLVLSDLSDQGGGYRGCMKLMQRLDRPSAIFCFNDRMAMGAYDALRKLGLAIPEDIAVMGFDNEQLIAAHLYPPLSTMQLPHYEMGEWAVNYLIEHDANLAAGGPIQHKIECPLVKRESA
- a CDS encoding helix-turn-helix domain-containing protein — encoded protein: MQLEADAPSWSLAREVIHQRASELGVALISHEADLVSLAPEERLGILEMKVLPVLVAPNALLADAFRAMSESLPPRVGMEWRLELPEALPAIRVDPLCLHQILYNLLSNAYRFAKQGHITLGALPTTTHLHFWVADTGQGMPLEQQYIFHALLTAERPSHPVAGLGFGLHVTYQLVRLHDGKMTFSSPPGAGVTFHIYLPLLQPKRRMDRPVEASPSTLPVEMDLPLQVHELTRRTITYLRQNYAAEQLSRRQIASHVAVCERHLTHVFRRDLGITPWEYLTRSRIEQAKTLLRVTNLTATEIAGRVGYNDGAYFSRVFHRETGRSPCAFRRQVRCQQDSNDLSDLAPNSAGFTSFCA